From the Chrysiogenia bacterium genome, the window AGGCTTCGAGTTCGGTGATGTCGGCCTCGTCGAACTGCGTAACATGCGGAATGTTGAGCCAGCTCCGGTGCAGGTTGCGGCCGGAAACCTTCTGAATCTTGGTGAGCGGCTGGGTCTCGATCTCGCCGAACTGGGTGAAATCGACCTCGGGAATGGGCGGGGTCTTCCACCGGCTGCCCGGGCGCTTGCCCGCAACCGAGAGGGCGTGCTTCACAAAATTCTGCACGTCGTCCTTGAGGATGCGTCCCTTGCGCCCGGTGCCGGGGACCTCGGCCAGATTCACGCCGAGCTCGCGCGCAAAGCGCCGCACCGAGGGGGAAGCGTGGGGGTGCTTTGCCCCCTCCGCGAGCTCCGGCGTTTCCTCGGGCTCATCGTCCTCGACGGTTTCCTCGTCTGCGGCCTTCGCAGGCGCCGCGGGTTTGGGGGCTTCCTTTGCCGCGGGCTTCGTCTCTTTTTTGGGAGCCGGCGCAGGCGCAGCCTCTTCGATCTCGCCGGTTACTTCCATTACTGCGATGGGTGAGCCCTTGGAGACGTGGTCGCCCACCTTCACCTTAAGCTCCTTCACCACGCCCCCATAGGGCGCGGGAATGTCCATGCTCGCCTTGTCGCTCTCAAGCACGACGAGGCCCTGGTCGGCCTTGATCTCATCGCCGACGGCAACGAGCAGCTCGATCACCTCGACGCTCTCAAACTCGCCGATGTCGGGTACCTGGATTTCCTTGAGTGCCACGATGTCTCTCTCCGCTCTCAGACCGTCCACGGCAGGGGTTTATCGGCATCGATACCGAACTTCTCGAGGGCCTGGATCACCTTCGAGGGCGGGATCGCCTCTTCATCGGCCAGGCTCTTGAGCGCGGCCAGCGTGACCCAGCGATGGTCGACTTCAAAGAAGTCGCGCAGTGCCTCGCGCGTGTCGCTGCGTCCGAATCCGTCGGTGCCCAGTACCCGGTAGTTGCCCGGCACGAAAGCGCGCACGCGGTCGGCATGCAGGCGCACGTAGTCGGTCGCCGCAACGACCGGGCCCTTGCGTCCCTCCAGGCATTTCGTGATGAAAGGCACCCGCGGCGTCTCCGCCGGGTGCAGCAGGTTCCAGTGCTCGCAGTCCAACCCGTCGCGGCGCAGCTCGGGGAAGCTCGTCACGCTCCAGACGTCGGCGGCAACGCCGAAGTCCTTCTCCAGTGTCTCGGCCGATTTGAGCACCTCGCGCAGGATGGCGCCGCCACCGAAGAGCTGCACGCGCGGTGCGTCGGCCGCGCCCTTGCCCTCGCGCAGCAGGTACATGCCCTTGACGATGCCTTCTTCCGCGCCCCTGGGCATTTCGGGGTGGTGGTAATTCTCGTTGAGCAGCGTGATGTAATAGAAGACATTCTCCTGCTCCTTGTACATCCGGCGCAGGCCGTCGTGCATGATCACGGCAAGCTCGTAGGCGTAGGTCGGGTCGTAGGCGATGCAGTTGGGGATCGCCGCTGCGAGCAGGTGGCTGTGGCCGTCCTGATGCTGGAGCCCCTCGCCGTTCAGGGTCGTCCGTCCCGAGGTGCCGCCCAGCAGGAAGCCGCGCGCCTGGATATCGCCGGCCGCCCAGAGCAGGTCGCCCACGCGCTGGAACCCGAACATCGAGTAGTAGATGAAAAACGGGATCATGTTCACACCGTAGTTGGCGTAGGCGGTGCCCGCAGCGATCCACGAGCAGGTGGCGCCCGCCTCGTTGATGCCTTCCTGCAGGATCTGTCCGGCGCGGTCCTCGCGGTAATACATGATCTGGTCGTGATCGACGGGCTCGTAGAGCTGCCCCTCACTGGCGTAGATGCCGAGCTGGCGGAACAGGCCCTCCATGCCAAAGGTGCGCGCCTCATCGGGAACGATCGGGACGAGGTGTTTGGCCAGTACCTTGTCGCGGGTCATCTGGCTGAGCATGCGCACGAAGGCCATGGTCGTCGAAAATTCGCGATCGCCCGAGTCCTTCAACTGAATGTCGAAGATCTCAAGCCCGGGAACCTCCAGAGGCTCGGTGCGGTTGCGGCGCTGCGGAACAAAGCCGCCCATCTCCTTGCGGCGCTCGTGGAGATACTGCATCTCCTGCGAGTCGTCGGCGGGCTTGTAAAAAGGCGCTTCGAGAATCTCGTCGTCGGAAATGGGAAGCCGGTAGCGGTCACGAAAGGCCTTGAGCGCTTCCTCGCCGAGCTTCTTGATCTGGTGCGTGGGGTTCTGTCCCTCGCCCGCTTCGCCCATGCCGTATCCCTTGACCGTCTTGGCCAGGATGCAGGTGGGCTGGCCCTCATGGGAAGTCGCCTCCGCGTAGGCGGCATAGACCTTCTGGGGGTCGTGACCGCCGCGGTTGAGTTTTTTGATGTCCTGGTCGGTCAGGTTGGCGACCATCTCGCGCAGCTTGGGGTGTTTGCCGAAGAAGTGCTCGCGGCTCCACGCCCCGTCGCGCACGGCGTAGTTCTGGTAGTCGCCATCGACCGCTTCTTCCATGCGCTGGACGAGCAGGCCGTCCTTGTCCTTGGC encodes:
- a CDS encoding E3 binding domain-containing protein — protein: MDGLRAERDIVALKEIQVPDIGEFESVEVIELLVAVGDEIKADQGLVVLESDKASMDIPAPYGGVVKELKVKVGDHVSKGSPIAVMEVTGEIEEAAPAPAPKKETKPAAKEAPKPAAPAKAADEETVEDDEPEETPELAEGAKHPHASPSVRRFARELGVNLAEVPGTGRKGRILKDDVQNFVKHALSVAGKRPGSRWKTPPIPEVDFTQFGEIETQPLTKIQKVSGRNLHRSWLNIPHVTQFDEADITELEA
- the aceE gene encoding pyruvate dehydrogenase (acetyl-transferring), homodimeric type, with the protein product MSDRGDIDPKETEEWIDALDSVLEAEGVERAHYLIEALIDKARRSGAQLPYKATTAYLNTIHVNEEKRNPGDPEMEYRIRSYMRWNAMAMVVQANRHHAGIGGHIATFASSATLYDVGYNHFFKGADHPDGEDFIFFQGHGSPGMYARAYLEGRLTKDDLHRFRREASGKGLSSYPHPWLMPNFWQFPTVSMGLGPLQAIYQARFMKYLQHRGIIPASKAKVWAFLGDGETDEPEALGAISLAAREKLDNLIFVINCNLQRLDGPVRGNGKIIQELEGVFRGAGWNVLKVIWGDQWDKLLAKDKDGLLVQRMEEAVDGDYQNYAVRDGAWSREHFFGKHPKLREMVANLTDQDIKKLNRGGHDPQKVYAAYAEATSHEGQPTCILAKTVKGYGMGEAGEGQNPTHQIKKLGEEALKAFRDRYRLPISDDEILEAPFYKPADDSQEMQYLHERRKEMGGFVPQRRNRTEPLEVPGLEIFDIQLKDSGDREFSTTMAFVRMLSQMTRDKVLAKHLVPIVPDEARTFGMEGLFRQLGIYASEGQLYEPVDHDQIMYYREDRAGQILQEGINEAGATCSWIAAGTAYANYGVNMIPFFIYYSMFGFQRVGDLLWAAGDIQARGFLLGGTSGRTTLNGEGLQHQDGHSHLLAAAIPNCIAYDPTYAYELAVIMHDGLRRMYKEQENVFYYITLLNENYHHPEMPRGAEEGIVKGMYLLREGKGAADAPRVQLFGGGAILREVLKSAETLEKDFGVAADVWSVTSFPELRRDGLDCEHWNLLHPAETPRVPFITKCLEGRKGPVVAATDYVRLHADRVRAFVPGNYRVLGTDGFGRSDTREALRDFFEVDHRWVTLAALKSLADEEAIPPSKVIQALEKFGIDADKPLPWTV